TCTGATGATCATTTCTCCTAAGAATCCTGCTATAAAAAGTAGTGTTCCCATAATCATCATTGTCAGAGCAATAAAGAACCATGGATTATTGGTAATTAAATGCCCGTAAATCCCTCTGGCTACGTCTATCAGCTTAGAAAGTCCCAGCCAAAGTGCAGAAAGAAAACCAACAATAAACATTATAGTTCCCACAGCTCCGAAGAAATGCATTGGTCTTCCTCCGAAACGGCTTACAAACCAAAGGGTTATTAAATCTAAAAATCCTCTTACAAATCTTTCGGTTCCGAATTTTGAAGTTCCGTAAGGTCTTGCCTGATGCTGTACTTCTTTCTCTGTAATTCTTCTGAAACCTGCATTGGCTGCCAGTACCGGGATGTAACGGTGCATATCTCCGTACACATCTACAGATTTTACAACCTGTTTTTTATAGGCCTTCAAACCACAATTAAAATCATGAAGATAAACTCCCGAAACTTTTCTGGCTGCTGCATTAAACAGTTTTGACGGAATATTTTTCGTCATCACATTATCAAAACGCTTCTTTTTCCAGCCGGACACAATATCATAATTGTCATGCACTACCATATTGTACAGTTCCGGAATTTCTTCAGGAAAATCCTGCAAATCTG
This genomic window from Chryseobacterium sp. MEBOG06 contains:
- a CDS encoding glycosyltransferase family 2 protein — encoded protein: MNLSIVIPLLNEEDSLEELFSRIDKVCTTSNLSYEIWFVDDGSTDLSWSIIENMKVQYPQIHAIKFSRNYGKSQALHAAFERTNGDVVITMDADLQDFPEEIPELYNMVVHDNYDIVSGWKKKRFDNVMTKNIPSKLFNAAARKVSGVYLHDFNCGLKAYKKQVVKSVDVYGDMHRYIPVLAANAGFRRITEKEVQHQARPYGTSKFGTERFVRGFLDLITLWFVSRFGGRPMHFFGAVGTIMFIVGFLSALWLGLSKLIDVARGIYGHLITNNPWFFIALTMMIMGTLLFIAGFLGEMIIRTNREHKNYNIDDVI